The following are encoded together in the Pseudomonadota bacterium genome:
- a CDS encoding sigma-70 family RNA polymerase sigma factor — protein MSQPDLSSTRELISRSNAGDNAARDHLAERCLPVLSRWARGRLPKYGRDLSETDDLVQITLVRALNNLENFDAKGPGAFLAYLRTVLLSCVKDEVRRTSRARQRIVLAQSVKLRTAEGTDSIANLEDLEAFEAAVNRLPEPKRTAVVLRVELGMDFESIARELECPSANAARMMVQRALATLAKELPDPEES, from the coding sequence ATGAGCCAGCCGGATCTCAGCTCCACGCGTGAATTAATCAGCCGCAGCAACGCCGGGGACAACGCCGCTCGCGACCACCTGGCCGAGCGCTGCCTGCCTGTGCTGTCCCGCTGGGCTCGCGGTCGCCTGCCGAAATACGGACGGGATCTGTCCGAAACCGATGACCTTGTGCAGATAACGCTGGTCCGGGCCTTAAATAACTTAGAGAACTTTGACGCGAAGGGGCCCGGCGCCTTTCTGGCCTACCTGCGAACGGTGCTGCTGTCCTGCGTCAAAGACGAGGTGAGACGCACCAGCCGGGCGCGACAGCGCATCGTGTTGGCACAGAGCGTGAAACTCCGCACCGCCGAGGGGACCGACAGCATCGCCAACCTCGAGGACCTGGAGGCCTTTGAGGCGGCGGTCAATCGGTTGCCGGAACCGAAGCGTACCGCAGTGGTTTTGCGGGTTGAACTCGGCATGGATTTCGAATCCATTGCGCGAGAGCTGGAATGCCCTTCCGCTAACGCGGCGAGGATGATGGTCCAGCGGGCCCTGGCAACGCTGGCCAAAGAACTGCCTGACCCAGAGGAATCGTGA
- a CDS encoding tetratricopeptide repeat protein, translating into MSDDDKLNWSEIEQELGDSSPSLDRLRRVVSLFDDFNSPGAERPAGDFTWRHLNVFEQIGSGSFGSVYRAYDRQLRRYVALKLLPSGSTEIRAWLDEARRLARVRHPNVIAIHGAETEGDYGGIWMDLVEGISLDELLNDGPLAEDASHEIASALASALSAVHEAGLVHGDVKGSNVIVEPGGRVILLDFGAAVDHRQGEALSAASPLSAAPETLAGDPAIPESDVYSLGILLYRCLLGRYPFQAETLEDLRQVHHQPPALEDVPRDFRELLRSTLASDPDARPLPDEISTRLQDILKAPERRRQRRSVGLAFAGLAAVVIATAVGWVVSNQARETSELAATRSREAISFLQDVIGASFQGGRGADAKVIDVLEEAERQLAIDTDEFVRSTVEYTLGGAYVRIGRIEEGMSLLETSLARLEDMDSPVASEIGMASTQLGLQLCEDEPGRAKAYAEKALAAAENLPKGHSVHRAGRKVLACVAEIQSDFSEAEKWLREALEIRPPSKTSGHPNDWGTLIHLGDNLQRQGRVGEARDVLERAHEGLVALVGPEHANTEMAAEALASVFIDLSEFSRAAEMLEPLLASAQKRFGTDSDAWISNATTLAVVLSKLGHYERAIALNEQALAGTIKLYAADHPWALVSRINLGVRYKESGQLDRAEVRMADTQEALMQKWGERHRMTLLNGVNLAEVMLMRERPQDAETLSKSVADNASDSLGEQSAITAGARAILARALHERGALDAAEQQFRMAIESARNAGRASLMALETEMFFCELLADRGRNAEALAELDPLRATIEEKLGVDHKLAQQGASLFNRLSR; encoded by the coding sequence GTGAGCGACGACGACAAACTCAATTGGTCTGAAATCGAACAGGAGCTCGGCGACAGTTCGCCTTCGCTCGATCGTTTGCGCCGGGTCGTATCGCTGTTCGACGACTTCAACAGCCCGGGCGCCGAGAGGCCCGCCGGCGACTTCACCTGGCGCCACCTAAACGTCTTCGAGCAGATCGGCAGCGGCAGCTTCGGCAGCGTCTACCGCGCCTATGATCGCCAGCTCCGCCGCTACGTGGCCCTCAAGCTCCTGCCCTCCGGGTCAACCGAAATCCGCGCCTGGCTCGACGAAGCGCGCCGGCTTGCCCGAGTGCGACATCCCAATGTGATCGCCATTCACGGCGCAGAAACGGAAGGCGATTACGGCGGCATCTGGATGGATCTGGTGGAAGGCATTTCGCTGGATGAATTGCTGAATGACGGCCCGTTGGCGGAAGACGCAAGCCATGAAATCGCGAGCGCTCTGGCGTCAGCGCTGTCGGCCGTGCACGAGGCTGGGCTGGTGCATGGCGACGTCAAGGGGAGCAACGTGATCGTCGAGCCCGGTGGTCGGGTGATCCTGCTGGATTTTGGTGCGGCCGTGGACCATCGCCAGGGTGAGGCGCTGAGCGCCGCGTCACCGCTGAGCGCCGCGCCGGAGACGCTAGCCGGCGACCCGGCCATCCCCGAATCGGACGTCTACTCGCTGGGCATCCTGCTCTACCGCTGCCTTCTAGGTCGCTACCCGTTCCAGGCGGAGACGCTGGAAGATCTGCGGCAGGTCCATCATCAGCCGCCAGCACTGGAAGACGTGCCTCGAGACTTTCGCGAACTGCTGCGGAGCACGCTGGCCTCTGACCCGGACGCACGCCCTCTCCCAGACGAAATCTCGACTCGGCTTCAAGACATACTCAAGGCACCGGAACGACGCCGACAACGCCGTTCCGTCGGTCTGGCGTTCGCGGGACTGGCCGCGGTGGTTATCGCGACAGCTGTCGGCTGGGTCGTCTCAAACCAGGCTCGCGAGACCTCGGAGCTCGCGGCAACTCGAAGCCGAGAAGCCATCTCCTTTCTCCAGGACGTAATCGGGGCATCGTTTCAAGGGGGGCGGGGCGCTGACGCAAAAGTGATTGATGTCCTGGAAGAAGCCGAACGACAGCTGGCCATCGACACCGACGAGTTCGTTCGTTCAACCGTCGAGTACACCCTCGGTGGCGCCTACGTGCGAATCGGGCGCATCGAGGAGGGAATGAGCCTGCTCGAGACCAGCCTCGCACGACTCGAAGACATGGACTCGCCGGTTGCTTCGGAAATCGGCATGGCCTCAACGCAGCTTGGCCTGCAGCTCTGCGAAGATGAACCAGGCCGAGCGAAAGCGTACGCCGAGAAAGCGCTAGCGGCAGCCGAAAATCTGCCGAAGGGCCACTCGGTGCATCGAGCGGGCCGCAAGGTATTGGCCTGCGTCGCGGAAATACAAAGTGATTTCAGTGAGGCCGAAAAATGGCTTCGCGAGGCGCTGGAAATCCGCCCGCCGTCCAAAACCTCAGGCCATCCCAACGACTGGGGCACCCTTATTCATCTCGGCGATAATCTGCAGCGACAGGGGCGAGTGGGGGAAGCTCGCGACGTGCTCGAGCGAGCCCATGAGGGGCTCGTCGCCTTGGTCGGCCCCGAACACGCCAACACCGAGATGGCCGCGGAAGCTTTGGCGAGTGTCTTTATTGACCTGTCGGAGTTTTCCCGGGCAGCCGAAATGCTAGAACCCCTGCTCGCCAGTGCCCAAAAGCGTTTCGGCACGGACAGCGACGCCTGGATCTCCAACGCGACGACGCTCGCGGTTGTTCTGTCGAAACTCGGCCACTATGAGCGGGCCATCGCGCTGAACGAGCAGGCGCTTGCGGGCACAATCAAACTTTACGCGGCCGACCATCCCTGGGCGCTGGTGTCGCGAATCAACCTCGGCGTTCGCTACAAAGAATCCGGTCAGCTCGACAGAGCAGAAGTCCGCATGGCGGATACCCAGGAGGCCCTAATGCAGAAGTGGGGCGAACGTCACCGGATGACGTTGCTGAACGGCGTGAATCTGGCGGAGGTCATGCTGATGCGGGAGCGGCCGCAGGATGCCGAAACCCTGTCCAAGTCAGTGGCAGACAACGCCTCGGACAGCCTCGGCGAACAAAGCGCCATCACCGCCGGGGCGCGCGCCATACTCGCCCGAGCACTCCACGAGCGCGGCGCGCTCGACGCGGCCGAACAACAGTTTCGAATGGCCATCGAATCGGCTCGCAATGCGGGCCGTGCCTCCCTGATGGCACTAGAAACCGAAATGTTCTTTTGTGAGCTGCTGGCCGATCGGGGGCGCAACGCGGAAGCGCTGGCCGAACTGGATCCGTTACGCGCAACCATCGAAGAGAAGCTTGGCGTCGACCACAAGTTAGCGCAGCAAGGGGCCAGTCTATTCAACCGGCTTTCACGCTGA
- a CDS encoding RNA polymerase sigma factor — protein MSAKAARIRDWSLMVRVGQGCNESFEQLYNDYHPRLVRFLSRRLSDSHTIESVASDTLMTARDKADQFFANSQLSTWLFGIAARKAMRAGERENRRQHAIPQVTLNNSVNGTNQVSRVRELGDLLKAGLGRLPESQKRVVSLHLIEGYSLAETADKLDLPLSTVKNWMFQARKRLKLQLEQIA, from the coding sequence ATGAGCGCAAAAGCAGCGAGAATCCGTGATTGGTCACTGATGGTTCGGGTCGGACAGGGCTGCAACGAGAGTTTTGAGCAGCTGTACAACGATTATCATCCCCGGCTGGTGCGGTTTCTGAGTCGCCGTCTGAGCGACAGCCACACGATCGAGAGCGTGGCCTCCGACACGCTGATGACCGCCCGGGACAAGGCCGATCAGTTCTTTGCCAACAGTCAGCTTTCGACGTGGCTCTTCGGCATCGCGGCGCGCAAGGCGATGCGGGCGGGTGAACGAGAAAACCGACGCCAGCATGCGATCCCGCAGGTAACGTTGAACAACAGCGTTAACGGCACCAATCAGGTGAGCCGCGTCCGCGAACTCGGTGATCTGCTGAAAGCGGGTCTGGGACGCCTGCCGGAGTCCCAGAAACGTGTTGTCTCTCTTCACCTGATCGAGGGTTATTCGCTCGCTGAGACGGCCGACAAGCTCGACCTGCCGCTAAGCACGGTGAAAAACTGGATGTTCCAGGCGAGGAAACGCCTCAAGCTGCAGCTCGAACAGATCGCCTGA
- a CDS encoding spondin domain-containing protein produces MNRFQTSLAAAVTGVLAASAVTAEPVRLRVTIENLAPQNATFLTPFWVGFHDATFDTYNGGTPASSLPIEGSVAMERLCEDGNNGPISDDFALLVPAGVDATVPGPNGPIAPGDITAMEFDLDSELLANRWFSYASMILPSNDFCISNGNPRAHQVFTADGEFVAENFFVIGSEVLDAGTEVNDEIPANTAFFGQAAPNTGVVEDGLIGTIGSDVDGGGFLPAGSGGILDDPRYAMADFTQFGYPVTKFSFELVDTNQIFDAVLSGDQEVPPVATNSSGDALLEVSDDGMSLTYDIQLRSGSNGPLSQVTMAHLHLAPAGENGPVIVNLLPGIDTSRLVPIRELVGEVNAADLVGPLAGQPLTALLDAMDAGDVYINIHTRRNPAGEIRGQISGN; encoded by the coding sequence ATGAACCGATTTCAAACCTCCCTCGCCGCCGCCGTAACCGGCGTCCTGGCGGCGTCAGCCGTTACCGCTGAACCCGTGCGGCTGCGGGTGACGATCGAAAACCTTGCACCCCAGAATGCAACCTTTCTGACCCCTTTCTGGGTGGGCTTTCACGACGCCACCTTCGACACCTACAACGGCGGCACGCCGGCTTCCAGCCTTCCCATCGAGGGCTCCGTAGCGATGGAACGGCTGTGCGAAGACGGCAACAACGGGCCTATTTCTGACGATTTTGCGCTGCTGGTTCCCGCGGGTGTCGACGCCACGGTGCCTGGTCCCAATGGCCCGATTGCCCCGGGCGATATTACCGCCATGGAGTTTGATCTGGACTCGGAACTGCTGGCCAACCGCTGGTTTTCGTACGCCTCCATGATCCTGCCCAGCAACGATTTCTGTATCTCGAACGGCAACCCGCGAGCCCACCAGGTTTTCACCGCTGACGGTGAGTTTGTCGCGGAGAACTTCTTTGTCATAGGCAGCGAAGTGCTGGATGCCGGTACCGAGGTCAACGACGAAATTCCGGCCAACACCGCGTTTTTTGGTCAGGCTGCGCCTAACACCGGTGTGGTGGAAGACGGATTGATCGGCACGATTGGCAGCGACGTTGATGGTGGCGGCTTCCTGCCGGCGGGCAGCGGCGGCATTCTCGACGATCCACGCTATGCCATGGCGGACTTCACCCAGTTTGGCTATCCCGTCACCAAGTTCAGCTTTGAGCTGGTTGACACCAATCAGATCTTTGACGCCGTTCTGTCCGGCGATCAGGAAGTGCCGCCGGTGGCCACCAACTCGTCCGGCGACGCGTTGCTGGAAGTGTCGGATGACGGCATGAGCCTGACCTACGACATCCAGCTGCGCAGTGGCTCAAATGGACCGCTCAGCCAGGTCACGATGGCGCACCTGCACCTTGCGCCGGCCGGTGAAAACGGCCCGGTGATCGTCAACCTGCTGCCCGGCATTGACACCTCGCGCCTGGTACCGATCCGGGAGCTGGTCGGCGAGGTGAACGCCGCTGACCTGGTTGGACCGCTGGCCGGACAGCCGCTCACGGCGCTGCTGGACGCGATGGACGCCGGCGATGTCTACATCAACATCCACACCCGCCGGAACCCCGCAGGAGAAATCCGCGGGCAGATCAGCGGAAACTGA
- a CDS encoding VOC family protein encodes MKIQASAPHFFVKDIHTSVRFYVDVLGFDEPRLWGEPPSFAMPSRNGFTVMLKEAKPENVQPNGTIDCWDAYFWCDDIDEFWETIKESVNAVHGPEDRPYYGMREIAIRDPDGYMLVFAHDLEDQD; translated from the coding sequence ATGAAGATTCAAGCCAGCGCCCCCCATTTTTTTGTTAAGGACATACACACGTCGGTGCGTTTCTACGTTGATGTCCTGGGTTTTGACGAACCACGCTTGTGGGGTGAGCCGCCAAGTTTTGCCATGCCGTCCCGCAATGGATTCACCGTGATGCTGAAAGAGGCAAAACCCGAAAACGTTCAGCCGAACGGCACCATCGATTGCTGGGACGCCTATTTCTGGTGCGACGACATCGACGAGTTCTGGGAGACCATCAAAGAAAGCGTCAATGCTGTTCATGGCCCCGAGGACCGGCCTTATTACGGCATGCGGGAAATCGCCATTCGGGATCCCGACGGATATATGCTCGTTTTTGCCCACGATCTCGAAGACCAGGACTAA
- a CDS encoding DUF1203 domain-containing protein: protein MSRFQHLVDLTDAQLEAKGVVRQTATCNPGFPCRVTLEDAEVGEPVLLLNYVSHRVNSPYRSSFAIYVRENANQVATFVDELPLVMQGRPIALRLFGSDGALCGADLCLKEGLEQKIVDALERPGVSYLHAHNAAHGCFSAEIRRAS from the coding sequence GTGTCCCGTTTTCAGCATCTAGTCGATCTCACCGACGCCCAGCTTGAGGCCAAAGGTGTTGTGCGCCAGACGGCGACCTGCAACCCCGGATTCCCTTGCCGCGTCACGCTGGAGGATGCGGAGGTGGGGGAGCCCGTGCTGCTGCTTAACTATGTCAGCCATCGGGTTAACAGCCCGTATCGATCGAGCTTCGCCATTTACGTAAGGGAAAACGCGAACCAAGTGGCGACGTTTGTCGATGAGTTACCGCTGGTGATGCAGGGGCGACCGATCGCCCTGCGGCTGTTTGGCTCCGACGGGGCGCTTTGCGGGGCCGACCTTTGTTTGAAGGAGGGCCTGGAGCAGAAAATCGTCGACGCGCTCGAGCGCCCGGGTGTGTCGTACCTGCATGCCCACAACGCGGCCCACGGCTGCTTTTCAGCAGAGATCCGTAGAGCTTCGTAG